The Pseudomonas sp. DG56-2 genome contains a region encoding:
- the parE gene encoding DNA topoisomerase IV subunit B, which produces MAIPSASAYNADAIEVLSGLDPVRKRPGMYTDTSRPNHLAQEVIDNSVDEALAGHAKSVQVILHADHSLEVSDDGRGMPVDIHPEEGVSGVELILTKLHAGGKFSNKNYQFSGGLHGVGISVVNALSSQVRVKVKRDGNEYQMTFADGYKSSELEVVGTVGKRNTGTSVYFAPDPKYFDSPKFSISRLKHVLKAKAVLCPGLLVTFEDKASGEKVEWHYEDGLRSYLVDSVSEFQRLPDEPFCGSLAGNKEAVDWALLWLPEGGDSVQESYVNLIPTAQGGTHVNGLRQGLLDAMREFCEFRNLLPRGVKLAPEDVWERITFVLSMKMQEPQFSGQTKERLSSREAAAFVSGVVKDAFSLWLNAHPELGMQLAELAISNAGRRLKASKKVERKRVTQGPALPGKLADCAGQDPMRAELFLVEGDSAGGSAKQARDKEFQAILPLRGKILNTWEVDGGEVLASQEVHNIAVAIGVDPGAADMSQLRYGKICILADADSDGLHIATLLCALFVQHFRPLVEAGHVYVAMPPLYRIDLGKEIYYALDEAERDGILDRLVAEKKRGKPQVTRFKGLGEMNPPQLRETTMDPNTRRLVQLTLEDLEGTREIMDMLLAKKRAGDRKSWLESKGNLAEVLA; this is translated from the coding sequence ATGGCCATTCCCAGCGCTAGCGCCTATAACGCAGACGCCATCGAAGTCCTCTCGGGCCTTGACCCGGTGCGCAAGCGCCCGGGCATGTACACCGACACCAGCCGACCGAACCACCTGGCCCAGGAAGTCATCGACAACAGCGTCGACGAAGCCCTGGCAGGGCACGCCAAGTCGGTACAGGTGATTCTGCACGCCGACCACTCGCTGGAAGTCTCCGATGACGGTCGCGGCATGCCGGTGGACATCCATCCTGAAGAGGGTGTGTCCGGGGTTGAACTGATCCTTACCAAGCTGCACGCCGGCGGCAAGTTTTCCAACAAGAACTATCAGTTCTCCGGTGGTCTGCACGGTGTTGGTATTTCTGTAGTCAACGCCTTGTCCAGCCAGGTGCGGGTCAAGGTCAAGCGTGATGGCAACGAGTACCAGATGACCTTCGCCGACGGCTACAAGTCCAGCGAGCTGGAGGTGGTCGGTACCGTTGGCAAGCGCAATACCGGAACCAGCGTGTACTTCGCGCCGGACCCGAAGTATTTCGATTCGCCGAAGTTCTCCATCAGCCGCCTCAAGCATGTGCTCAAGGCCAAAGCCGTTCTATGCCCGGGCCTGTTGGTCACGTTCGAGGACAAGGCCAGCGGCGAGAAAGTCGAGTGGCATTACGAAGACGGGCTGCGCTCCTACCTGGTCGACTCGGTCAGCGAGTTCCAGCGCCTGCCGGACGAACCCTTCTGCGGCAGCCTGGCCGGAAACAAGGAAGCTGTCGACTGGGCCTTGTTGTGGCTGCCAGAAGGCGGTGACAGTGTCCAGGAAAGCTACGTCAACCTGATTCCTACCGCCCAGGGCGGTACGCACGTCAACGGCTTGCGCCAAGGCCTGCTTGACGCCATGCGCGAGTTTTGCGAATTCCGCAATCTACTGCCGCGCGGTGTGAAACTGGCGCCTGAAGACGTCTGGGAGCGCATCACCTTCGTGCTCTCGATGAAAATGCAGGAGCCGCAGTTCTCCGGGCAGACCAAGGAACGCTTGTCGTCCCGAGAGGCAGCAGCATTCGTTTCCGGCGTGGTCAAGGATGCCTTCAGTCTCTGGCTCAATGCCCACCCAGAGCTGGGTATGCAATTGGCCGAGCTGGCTATCAGCAACGCAGGTCGTCGCCTCAAGGCCAGTAAAAAGGTCGAGCGCAAACGCGTTACCCAGGGGCCGGCACTACCGGGCAAGCTGGCTGACTGCGCTGGGCAAGACCCGATGCGTGCCGAGCTGTTCCTGGTCGAGGGTGACTCCGCGGGTGGATCGGCCAAGCAGGCGCGCGACAAGGAATTCCAGGCAATCCTGCCTTTGCGCGGCAAGATCCTCAACACCTGGGAAGTCGATGGTGGTGAAGTTCTGGCCAGCCAGGAAGTGCATAACATTGCCGTGGCCATCGGCGTAGACCCAGGTGCTGCCGACATGAGTCAGCTGCGCTACGGCAAAATCTGCATCCTCGCCGACGCCGACTCCGACGGTTTGCACATTGCGACCTTGCTCTGCGCATTGTTCGTCCAGCATTTCCGCCCGCTGGTCGAGGCCGGTCATGTCTACGTGGCCATGCCGCCGCTGTACCGCATCGACCTGGGCAAGGAAATCTACTACGCCCTGGACGAGGCAGAACGTGATGGCATTCTTGATCGCCTGGTTGCCGAGAAGAAGCGTGGCAAACCACAGGTCACGCGATTCAAAGGCCTGGGTGAAATGAACCCGCCCCAGCTGCGTGAAACCACCATGGACCCGAACACTCGCCGCCTGGTCCAACTGACTCTCGAGGATCTGGAAGGCACCCGGGAAATCATGGACATGCTCCTGGCCAAGAAGCGTGCCGGAGACCGCAAGAGCTGGCTGGAGTCCAAGGGTAACCTGGCTGAGGTACTGGCTTGA
- a CDS encoding YqiA/YcfP family alpha/beta fold hydrolase, whose product MAGSILYIHGFNSAPSSKKACQLVAVMEQIGLAEQLRVPALHHHPRQAMAQLEAALAELESPLLVGSSLGGYYATHLAERYGLKALLVNPAVNPHQMFDGYLGTQQNHYTGETWELTEDHVQALAELEVAPPADAGRYQVWLQTADETLDYRRAEQFYRACALRIQAGGDHSFQGFAERLPALLSFAGIAPQQYQSLDFSVF is encoded by the coding sequence ATGGCAGGTTCGATTCTCTATATTCACGGGTTCAACAGCGCGCCGTCGTCGAAGAAAGCCTGCCAATTGGTCGCGGTGATGGAGCAGATCGGTCTTGCTGAACAGCTGCGCGTGCCCGCACTGCATCATCACCCCCGCCAGGCCATGGCCCAGCTGGAAGCCGCACTGGCCGAGCTCGAATCGCCATTACTGGTCGGCAGCTCGCTCGGCGGCTACTATGCCACCCACTTGGCAGAGCGCTACGGGCTCAAGGCGCTGCTGGTCAACCCTGCGGTAAATCCGCACCAGATGTTCGATGGTTACCTGGGAACCCAGCAAAACCATTACACCGGGGAAACCTGGGAGTTGACCGAGGACCACGTGCAGGCCCTGGCCGAGCTTGAAGTGGCGCCGCCTGCAGATGCCGGGCGCTATCAGGTCTGGCTGCAAACCGCCGATGAGACCCTTGATTATCGGCGGGCCGAGCAGTTCTACCGGGCCTGTGCATTGCGCATCCAGGCCGGCGGCGATCACAGCTTCCAGGGCTTCGCTGAGCGTTTGCCCGCTTTATTGAGCTTCGCGGGTATTGCCCCGCAGCAGTATCAATCGCTCGATTTTTCTGTATTTTGA
- the cpdA gene encoding 3',5'-cyclic-AMP phosphodiesterase, whose product MPHQSIAPVDAPVHLVQLTDSHLFADAQATLLGMNTRESLQRVIDKVREEQPRIDAVLATGDLSQDGSEASYAYFRELTASLKAPSRWLAGNHDEPMPMEQAAQGTDVLEPIMDIGNWRILMLNSAISGAVPGMLDASQLQLLEQSLQAAPQRHHLICFHHQPVAIGCAWMASIGLRNADALFALLKRYPQARGLLWGHIHQEWDQVRDGVRLLASPSTCIQFEPDSEDFKVGEQAPGYRWLRLHADGQIETGVSRVTDFAFTIDHADGY is encoded by the coding sequence TTGCCGCACCAATCTATTGCGCCTGTTGATGCGCCCGTGCACCTGGTGCAACTGACTGACAGCCACCTGTTTGCCGATGCGCAAGCAACGCTGCTGGGTATGAACACCCGCGAGAGCCTGCAGCGGGTGATCGACAAAGTGCGTGAAGAACAGCCGCGAATCGATGCGGTGCTGGCCACTGGCGACTTGTCCCAAGATGGGTCTGAAGCGTCTTACGCTTACTTTCGTGAATTGACTGCAAGCCTCAAGGCGCCAAGCCGATGGCTGGCTGGCAACCACGACGAACCTATGCCCATGGAGCAGGCTGCGCAAGGTACCGATGTGCTCGAGCCGATCATGGATATCGGCAATTGGCGCATTTTGATGCTCAATTCAGCGATATCAGGCGCGGTGCCGGGGATGCTCGATGCCAGCCAGCTGCAATTGCTCGAGCAATCATTGCAGGCCGCGCCGCAGCGGCATCACCTTATCTGCTTCCATCATCAGCCCGTGGCGATCGGCTGCGCCTGGATGGCGTCGATTGGTTTGCGCAATGCCGATGCCTTGTTTGCCTTGCTCAAGCGTTATCCACAGGCGCGGGGGCTGCTCTGGGGGCATATTCACCAGGAGTGGGACCAGGTGCGTGATGGCGTGCGCTTGCTGGCCTCGCCCTCTACCTGCATCCAGTTCGAGCCGGACAGTGAAGACTTCAAAGTCGGTGAACAGGCGCCGGGTTATCGCTGGCTACGTCTGCATGCCGACGGCCAGATCGAGACTGGGGTATCGCGCGTCACCGACTTCGCATTCACTATCGATCACGCCGATGGCTATTAA
- a CDS encoding DUF1249 domain-containing protein — protein MVVNLLRERYRVDLVGLQAACEANYARLMRLLPDMRCTMSSRRIGMTQGDQMLGVLVLDVVLACPYTTTLRVRQEHSLPWLPVPQLEVQVYHDARMAEVVSAEHARRFRSVYPYPNAAMHQPDEKAQLNLFLGEWLSHCLACGHELAVVR, from the coding sequence ATGGTCGTGAATCTGTTGCGCGAACGCTACCGGGTCGATCTGGTCGGGTTGCAGGCTGCCTGCGAGGCCAACTATGCGCGTTTGATGCGCCTGTTGCCGGACATGCGCTGCACCATGAGTTCGCGTCGGATCGGCATGACCCAGGGTGACCAGATGCTTGGCGTGCTGGTGCTCGATGTGGTGCTTGCCTGTCCATACACCACCACCCTGCGCGTGCGCCAGGAACACAGTCTGCCGTGGCTGCCGGTGCCGCAGCTGGAAGTTCAGGTGTATCACGATGCCCGCATGGCCGAAGTGGTCAGCGCCGAGCATGCCCGGCGCTTTCGCAGTGTCTACCCGTATCCAAATGCTGCGATGCACCAGCCGGACGAGAAAGCTCAGCTCAACCTGTTCCTCGGCGAATGGCTCAGTCATTGCCTGGCCTGCGGTCATGAGTTGGCAGTTGTTCGCTGA
- a CDS encoding NUDIX domain-containing protein yields MSDTSNTVPSDVEIVERVNCFKGFYQLDRVRLRHELFAGGMGREISRELFVRHDAVCVLPYDAQRDEVVLIEQFRVGAMGKIANPWLIELVAGLIDKDEQPEEVAHREAQEEAGLVFKALWPMTRYFPSPGGSDELVHLYLGQCSSLGAGGLHGLEEEGEDIRVKVWAFEDAMQAVRDGLIANAASIIALQWLALNRDEVRGLWS; encoded by the coding sequence ATGTCAGACACATCGAACACTGTGCCCAGCGACGTCGAAATCGTCGAGCGGGTCAACTGCTTCAAGGGCTTCTACCAGCTCGACCGGGTACGCCTGCGCCATGAGCTGTTTGCCGGTGGCATGGGGCGCGAGATCAGTCGCGAACTGTTCGTGCGCCACGACGCAGTGTGTGTGCTGCCCTACGACGCCCAACGTGATGAGGTGGTGCTGATCGAGCAGTTTCGTGTCGGCGCCATGGGCAAGATCGCCAACCCCTGGTTGATCGAACTGGTCGCCGGTCTGATCGACAAAGATGAACAGCCGGAAGAAGTTGCACACCGCGAAGCGCAGGAGGAAGCTGGTCTTGTGTTCAAGGCGCTGTGGCCGATGACGCGGTATTTCCCGTCACCTGGCGGTAGCGATGAGTTGGTACATTTGTATCTCGGTCAGTGCAGTAGTCTTGGGGCCGGCGGCCTGCACGGGCTGGAGGAAGAAGGTGAAGATATTCGCGTCAAGGTCTGGGCGTTCGAAGACGCCATGCAGGCCGTGCGCGATGGGCTGATTGCCAACGCAGCGAGCATTATTGCCTTGCAATGGCTGGCCTTGAACCGGGATGAAGTCAGGGGGCTATGGTCGTGA
- a CDS encoding RsiV family protein: protein MTLVKLTTVAVLALALGACQSLFQPNMRTPLEVKRDRWEHIKPGCNTADCPLVNIDTIHFPANPKLDAIVEKRLLQMTQDNDNSALPASLKAYEDQFMATADTRNSSYLQAKVREQHDGLVIIELSSYLDTGGAHGMPGRGFINYSRQQDKVLTLQDMLVPGQEETFWKTAQEAHKAWLISTGMDKDAEFVKTWPFQQTPHIALTYGAVVLKYEVYAIAPYSMGHIELKIPYPRLNGVIKPELFPGRG from the coding sequence ATGACGCTTGTGAAACTGACTACCGTGGCCGTGCTGGCCTTGGCCCTGGGCGCTTGTCAAAGCCTGTTCCAGCCGAACATGCGCACGCCACTGGAGGTCAAGCGCGACCGTTGGGAGCACATCAAGCCCGGTTGCAACACTGCTGACTGTCCACTGGTCAATATCGACACCATTCACTTCCCGGCCAATCCGAAACTGGATGCAATTGTCGAGAAGCGCCTGCTACAGATGACCCAGGATAATGACAACAGTGCCCTGCCCGCTTCGCTCAAGGCCTATGAAGATCAGTTCATGGCCACTGCCGACACACGCAACAGCAGCTACCTGCAAGCCAAGGTACGCGAGCAGCATGACGGCCTGGTGATCATCGAGCTGTCCAGCTATCTGGACACCGGCGGCGCACACGGCATGCCTGGCCGCGGCTTTATCAACTATTCACGCCAGCAGGACAAAGTGCTGACGCTGCAGGATATGCTGGTACCGGGCCAGGAAGAAACATTCTGGAAAACCGCCCAGGAAGCTCACAAAGCCTGGCTGATCAGCACCGGCATGGACAAGGACGCCGAGTTCGTCAAAACCTGGCCATTCCAGCAGACGCCACACATCGCCCTTACCTATGGCGCGGTAGTGCTCAAGTACGAAGTGTATGCCATTGCCCCGTACTCCATGGGCCACATCGAACTTAAAATCCCCTACCCGCGCCTGAACGGTGTGATCAAGCCGGAGTTGTTTCCCGGTCGCGGCTGA